One genomic region from Quercus robur chromosome 4, dhQueRobu3.1, whole genome shotgun sequence encodes:
- the LOC126724053 gene encoding putative disease resistance protein At3g14460 — MGRLVNLRHLDIRGTPLKGMPMHMGKLRSLQNLSAFCVGKEKQSGSSIKELGEIPHLSGSLCISNLENVYQTRDAKEVNLKDKKGLSELKLKWGSGHENYDSGQEREVVEQLCPHTNLKSLSIISYYGAEYPSWLGACSFSNMVSLKLDDCRYCSSLPPLGQLLALKELSIEGLGRVSCVDSEFYGDGSWATNKPFKSLEKLTFKWMPEWKEWFIFEGGVFPTLRELRIIGCPKLTGNLPSLLPSLSVIEIRYCPQLVASLPSPSALHELALMNCDKVALNELSPKLQSLAVGGCHASLPEGGLPTTLKTLQINGVLQLPGSRHYPSVESLNVERGPGSLWSLPLEFFPKLKSVEIRYSDNLESLSASDKSLLDLTSLTKLTIHSCPNFVSFPIGGLCAPNLTQISIAGCKKLKSLAEGMHTLLPSLLYLNLWDCPELESFPEGGLPSNLQMLEIVSCEKLFLRRMEWGLQSLHSLREIIIRYYGREVGSFPEEALLPSSLIRLDISFPHLTSLNGKGFQHLTLLKQLEILNCDNLQRLPEEGFPASLSILDIYKCPLLKKRYRRKNGKEWRKISHIPIIRIDREVIT; from the coding sequence ATGGGAAGACTCGTAAACTTACGTCACCTAGATATAAGAGGGACCCCTTTGAAAGGGATGCCAATGCACATGGGTAAATTAAGAAGCCTCCAAAATTTAAGTGCTTTTTGtgtgggaaaagaaaaacaaagtggGAGTAGCATTAAAGAGTTAGGAGAGATTCCACATCTTTCTGGATCATTGTGTATATCAAACTTGGAAAACGTTTATCAAACAAGAGATGCAAAGGAGGTTAATTTGAAGGATAAGAAGGGCTTGTCAGAGTTGAAGTTGAAATGGGGAAGCGGTCATGAGAACTATGATTCAGGACAAGAAAGAGAAGTGGTTGAACAGTTGTGTCCTCATACGAACTTGAAATCTCTCTCCATCATATCTTATTATGGTGCAGAATATCCAAGTTGGTTAGGAGCATGTTCATTCTCTAATATGGTGTCCCTAAAGCTTGACGATTGTAGATACTGTTCCTCCTTGCCTCCACTTGGGCAGCTACTTGCCCTTAAGGAACTCTCAATTGAAGGTTTGGGCAGAGTATCATGTGTGGATAGTGAGTTCTACGGGGATGGCTCTTGGGCAACTAATAAGCCATTCAAATCCCTAgaaaaattaacatttaaatGGATGCCAGAGTGGAAGGAATGGTTTATATTTGAAGGCGGAGTTTTCCCAACCCTCCGAGAGCTTCGCATTATCGGATGTCCCAAGCTTACGGGAAATCTGCCCAGTTTACTTCCTTCTTTAAGTGTAATTGAAATTAGATATTGTCCCCAGCTTGTTGCTTCACTTCCTAGTCCTTCGGCTCTTCATGAATTGGCCTTGATGAATTGTGATAAGGTGGCGTTGAATGAATTATCACCTAAGCTGCAAAGTCTCGCAGTTGGAGGTTGCCATGCGTCTCTCCCCGAAGGTGGTCTACCCACTACTTTAAAAACACTTCAAATCAATGGAGTGCTTCAGTTGCCAGGGAGCCGTCACTATCCATCAGTTGAGAGCTTGAACGTAGAGAGAGGTCCTGGTTCACTTTGGTCTTTACCATTAGAgtttttcccaaaactcaaATCTGTCGAAATTAGGTATTCTGATAATCTTGAATCTCTTTCGGCATCAGATAAATCTCTATTGGATCTAACTTCTCTCACTAAATTGACCATCCATTCCTGCCCTAATTTTGTATCCTTTCCCATCGGGGGACTGTGCGCCCCAAATTTGACACAGATTTCTATTGCTGGCTGTAAAAAGTTGAAGTCACTTGCTGAAGGTATGCACACCCTCCTCCCATCTCTTCTATACTTGAATTTGTGGGACTGTCCAGAACTGGAATCATTTCCTGAAGGGGGTTTGCCCTCCAATTTACAAATGCTTGAAATCGTGTCGTGCGAGAAACTCTTTCTCAGACGCATGGAGTGGGGTTTACAGAGTCTTCACTCTCTCAGAGAAATTATAATTCGGTATTACGGCAGAGAAGTGGGTTCCTTTCCGGAGGAGGCATTGTTGCCCTCTTCTCTTATCCGCCTCGACATTTCTTTTCCACATCTGACATCACTCAATGGCAAGGGATTTCAACACCTTACCTTGCTTAAACAGTTGGAGATTTTGAACTGCGATAACCTCCAGCGCTTACCAGAAGAGGGCTTTCCCGCCTCCCTTTCTATTCTAGATATTTATAAGTGCCCTTTGCTAAAAAAGCGGTATCGGagaaagaatggaaaagaatggcgCAAAATTTCTCATATCCCCATCATAAGGATTGACCGTGAAGTAATCACATAA